A region of candidate division WOR-3 bacterium DNA encodes the following proteins:
- a CDS encoding DUF5752 family protein, with protein MPAPFYFKTGLRLIQLLGIKAKNLPELLNGIKTVPLSSIYYHTHRLLYQQLALYPEPPNDFAYWVNTSLNIKELGEKMASVNIARFTNLQELKEQFINILTDFIENKNPKTIAPEGQEFHFMKCQTFILITPFVANNIMEFLDALKSVSINSLYFHLIESRLRLKNGVNDFSCWLRDIGEEKAAIEIERLDPYTITLEGLRKRLIFIIKKYAGH; from the coding sequence ATGCCTGCCCCGTTCTATTTCAAAACTGGCTTGCGCCTTATTCAGCTTTTAGGAATCAAGGCAAAAAATCTTCCAGAACTATTAAATGGGATAAAAACCGTGCCACTCTCTTCTATATATTACCACACGCACCGGCTTTTATATCAACAACTTGCACTATATCCTGAACCACCCAATGATTTTGCCTACTGGGTTAATACGAGTCTGAACATAAAAGAACTTGGCGAGAAAATGGCAAGTGTTAATATTGCCCGGTTTACAAATCTTCAAGAATTAAAAGAACAATTCATAAATATTTTGACTGACTTCATAGAAAATAAAAATCCAAAGACAATCGCACCGGAGGGTCAAGAGTTCCACTTTATGAAGTGCCAAACATTCATATTGATTACGCCGTTTGTGGCAAATAATATAATGGAATTTTTGGATGCATTAAAAAGTGTGAGTATAAATTCGTTATACTTTCACTTAATTGAATCAAGACTTCGTCTCAAAAATGGGGTCAATGATTTTTCCTGCTGGTTAAGGGATATTGGAGAAGAAAAGGCAGCGATTGAAATTGAACGATTGGACCCATATACAATAACCCTTGAGGGTCTGCGTAAAAGACTAATTTTTATAATTAAAAAGTATGCCGGCCATTAA
- a CDS encoding AAA family ATPase, translating to MAFSDLPFIGRQDILGLYKEKLARSIDNEGNILVIAGQPGIGKTRVLKEFLSITDKNTFFTCYSKIENSQNLYEFFACILNTFLNRLRIGTSIPLVVNENLYTLYVRKFPILKSVFPYEPKKISELNLTPEIVIQFFQNLTRLYPTVLVFDDLHNANKEIKDCINLLSKNIFSMPVLLVLGTRLDDATQRWIDSLKSTSPLFQINLEQFSSDEIYELNRLMFKRELPNKLFDWIYNKTRGNPLFTKEFLLFLMSKGIIFFDAEKQR from the coding sequence ATGGCTTTTTCTGATTTACCTTTTATCGGTCGACAGGATATTTTAGGATTATACAAAGAGAAATTAGCACGGTCAATTGATAACGAAGGTAATATATTGGTTATTGCTGGACAACCCGGGATTGGCAAGACACGTGTATTAAAAGAATTTCTTAGCATAACGGATAAAAATACCTTTTTTACCTGTTATTCAAAGATTGAAAATTCACAAAATTTGTATGAATTCTTTGCCTGTATCCTTAACACTTTTTTAAACCGCCTTCGTATTGGAACATCAATTCCTCTTGTAGTCAATGAAAATCTTTACACATTATATGTAAGAAAATTTCCGATATTAAAATCTGTCTTCCCCTATGAGCCAAAAAAGATTTCCGAGCTAAATTTAACCCCAGAGATTGTTATTCAGTTTTTCCAGAATCTCACGCGTTTATACCCCACTGTCTTGGTATTTGACGATTTACATAATGCAAATAAAGAAATAAAAGATTGTATAAATCTTTTAAGTAAGAATATCTTTTCTATGCCGGTTTTATTAGTTTTAGGAACAAGGCTTGATGATGCAACCCAGCGGTGGATAGATTCTTTGAAATCAACCTCTCCCCTATTTCAAATTAATCTTGAACAATTTTCCAGTGATGAAATTTATGAATTGAACAGATTGATGTTTAAGCGGGAACTACCAAATAAATTATTTGACTGGATTTATAACAAAACCAGAGGAAATCCTTTATTTACAAAGGAATTTTTATTATTTTTGATGAGTAAGGGCATTATATTTTTTGACGCTGAAAAACAACGTTGA
- a CDS encoding glycosyltransferase, producing MPAIKDYIPIVGQGIIDELYLLAIRCKDKTIQNINSTSVGGGVAEILLRMIPLLRELGLDVRWDVIKGDEKFFTITKKMHNALHGVDVEITKTDIEYFLSINEMNAREINFYGDIVFIHDPQPIAIVNKKREIGKKWLWRCHIDFTEPKENIINFLESYINQYDKAVFSAPSFARKLIIPQILISPSIDPLSDKNKELDFEIVSIVLERFQIDKNRPIVTQISRFDYLKDPIGVIEVYKKVKRYVDCQLVLAGGGATDDPEGMNVLQKVREAAANDPDIHILFLPPASDIEINALQRASSVILQKSLKEGFGLTVAEALWKGKPVIASAVGGIPLQITHKYSGILTYSIDGTAYYLKQLLNEPEYAKKLGENGRNNIKNNFLITRHIRDYLLLFLSLYYDEDLVYL from the coding sequence ATGCCGGCCATTAAAGATTACATACCAATCGTTGGGCAGGGAATTATTGATGAATTGTATCTCCTGGCAATCAGATGCAAAGACAAAACAATCCAAAATATTAATTCAACATCGGTGGGTGGTGGTGTGGCAGAAATCCTTTTAAGAATGATTCCGCTTTTAAGGGAACTTGGATTGGATGTGCGCTGGGATGTGATAAAGGGTGATGAAAAATTCTTTACCATCACCAAGAAAATGCACAATGCACTGCATGGTGTTGATGTAGAAATAACTAAAACCGATATTGAATATTTTCTTTCAATTAATGAGATGAATGCCCGGGAAATAAATTTCTATGGTGATATAGTTTTTATCCACGACCCTCAGCCAATTGCAATAGTGAACAAAAAAAGAGAAATTGGCAAAAAATGGCTCTGGCGGTGTCATATTGACTTTACTGAACCAAAAGAGAATATTATAAATTTTCTGGAGTCGTATATCAACCAGTATGATAAGGCAGTATTTTCCGCACCATCATTTGCCCGAAAATTAATAATTCCTCAGATTTTGATATCCCCTTCCATTGACCCATTGAGTGATAAGAACAAAGAATTAGATTTTGAGATTGTTTCAATTGTCCTTGAGCGTTTTCAGATTGATAAAAATCGACCGATCGTAACCCAGATTTCCCGTTTTGATTATCTAAAAGACCCGATTGGTGTGATTGAGGTTTATAAAAAAGTGAAACGGTATGTTGATTGCCAGCTTGTGCTTGCAGGCGGTGGTGCCACAGACGACCCGGAAGGGATGAATGTTCTTCAGAAGGTAAGGGAAGCCGCGGCCAATGACCCCGACATCCATATTTTGTTCTTACCACCAGCAAGTGATATTGAAATAAATGCATTGCAAAGGGCGTCATCGGTTATACTACAAAAATCTCTAAAAGAAGGTTTTGGATTAACTGTTGCCGAGGCACTATGGAAAGGAAAACCAGTTATTGCCTCGGCAGTGGGTGGGATTCCATTACAGATAACCCACAAATATTCAGGGATTCTTACTTATTCTATTGATGGTACTGCCTATTATTTAAAACAACTTTTAAATGAACCTGAATATGCAAAAAAACTCGGTGAAAATGGTAGGAACAATATAAAAAATAACTTTCTTATCACCCGGCATATCCGCGATTATTTGCTGCTCTTTCTCTCGTTATATTACGACGAAGACCTTGTTTATCTATAA
- a CDS encoding BTAD domain-containing putative transcriptional regulator: MLNCKISAGEIDNILSNRIIIKQNDKYAFIHPLIKETIYNFIPQKERKSLHNKLGQFLLKKGLKEEALHQFTSAGHKSPKLLGLTIDLIKDFEEKKESPKVLLYKEKALNLISANRHLLTAKLLPLFIDSANSLRRAGRYSDALNYYHIALKFMRKKLTIKKINNLMIFLYKDMTLAQLRTGNNEEVLKIVEDAHRFIKSKRLKPDPRTILTLQTNRAFAYANLGNFKMALEHAEKLKQKYERIADLYQKFRLNYCFATIYHRMGDWNRAIPWAERALELAREIKDERYIAATCGNLGIANMFTLNFKKAEELFQIHQDSSIKNGWIREQFMSYLNFGNLYFFQGYLKRAEEEFDRALKLAERLNLKTDLFWIYHSYTYFSIVNNDYKTAQDFLKKLLDIISKLNENPFKKLYHLCEGYVFAISKKPVDLKRVTSILQKIDDKIEENEEYLILKGFTKVPGEKAFVDIECGIEKILQKKDYVKLMQLLIIIHNVLSGYRELKKESTFYKDKAIECARNYGMQGWRDILSPDKTKSKISPLKIKTFGRLSIELPDKRVVEEKEWQWAKPRQLFTLLLNGYLRKKEMTRDEIGALLWPDLSSDKLTNNFHVCLNQLKSVIGKDYVEFRERVYQLTRVQVDAEKFNIKISEAEKSLNEGKVHSAERDLLEAIDLYKGKFLEGFYDDWILQMRDYYSERFRLAVLALGDIYLKKAQTDSAIELTARLLINDPLDEEAHRFLMHCYMQAGEKAKTIAQYRRCESIFKKELGCEPSEKTKDLYRSLL, from the coding sequence ATGTTAAATTGCAAAATATCAGCAGGAGAAATTGATAATATTTTAAGTAACCGAATAATTATTAAACAGAATGATAAATATGCCTTTATCCATCCTTTGATTAAAGAAACAATCTATAATTTTATACCACAGAAAGAAAGAAAATCGTTGCACAATAAATTAGGTCAGTTTTTATTAAAAAAAGGGCTGAAAGAAGAAGCATTACACCAGTTTACTTCTGCGGGACATAAATCTCCTAAATTATTAGGGCTTACAATTGATTTAATTAAAGATTTTGAAGAAAAAAAAGAATCGCCAAAGGTACTCTTATATAAAGAAAAGGCGCTAAATTTGATTTCGGCAAACAGACATCTCCTCACAGCAAAACTTTTGCCCCTTTTTATTGACTCAGCCAACTCTCTACGACGGGCGGGTAGATATTCTGACGCTTTGAATTATTATCATATCGCGTTAAAATTTATGAGAAAAAAATTGACTATAAAAAAAATAAATAATCTAATGATATTTCTATATAAAGATATGACCCTCGCTCAATTACGCACAGGTAATAATGAAGAAGTTCTCAAAATAGTAGAAGATGCACACAGATTTATTAAATCAAAAAGACTGAAACCTGACCCGCGCACCATTCTTACACTCCAAACCAACCGTGCTTTTGCCTATGCTAATTTAGGTAATTTTAAAATGGCGCTTGAACATGCCGAAAAACTTAAACAAAAGTACGAAAGAATTGCTGATTTATACCAGAAATTCCGTCTAAACTATTGTTTTGCTACTATATATCACCGAATGGGAGATTGGAATAGAGCAATACCCTGGGCAGAAAGAGCCCTTGAATTGGCAAGAGAAATAAAAGATGAAAGATATATTGCGGCAACCTGCGGAAATCTTGGTATTGCCAATATGTTCACCCTGAATTTTAAAAAGGCTGAAGAACTATTTCAAATCCATCAGGATTCAAGTATCAAAAATGGCTGGATAAGAGAGCAATTTATGTCATATTTAAATTTTGGCAATTTATATTTCTTCCAGGGTTATTTAAAAAGGGCTGAAGAAGAATTTGATAGGGCATTAAAACTCGCCGAAAGGTTAAACCTGAAAACTGACCTATTCTGGATATACCATAGTTATACATATTTTTCGATTGTAAACAATGATTATAAAACTGCCCAAGATTTTTTAAAAAAACTCTTAGATATCATTTCAAAACTAAATGAAAATCCTTTCAAAAAACTCTATCATTTATGTGAAGGATATGTTTTTGCCATTAGTAAAAAACCTGTTGATTTGAAAAGAGTGACATCCATTCTTCAGAAAATTGATGATAAAATTGAAGAAAATGAAGAATATTTGATATTAAAAGGGTTTACTAAAGTCCCCGGAGAAAAGGCATTTGTTGATATTGAATGTGGAATTGAAAAGATTTTGCAAAAGAAGGATTATGTGAAGTTGATGCAATTATTGATTATAATCCACAATGTCCTTTCTGGATACCGAGAATTGAAAAAAGAATCAACATTTTACAAAGACAAGGCAATTGAATGTGCAAGGAATTACGGTATGCAGGGATGGCGTGATATTCTGAGTCCGGATAAAACAAAATCTAAAATTAGTCCGCTCAAAATAAAAACATTCGGCAGACTATCAATTGAATTACCTGACAAAAGAGTCGTTGAAGAAAAAGAATGGCAATGGGCAAAACCGCGCCAATTATTTACACTTTTATTGAATGGGTATTTGAGAAAAAAGGAAATGACCCGCGATGAGATTGGAGCCTTGCTCTGGCCCGACCTTTCAAGCGATAAACTTACCAACAATTTCCATGTGTGTTTAAATCAATTAAAAAGCGTGATTGGAAAAGATTATGTAGAATTCAGGGAGAGAGTATACCAGCTGACAAGGGTGCAGGTTGATGCAGAAAAATTCAACATTAAAATCTCTGAGGCAGAAAAGTCATTAAATGAAGGTAAGGTTCATAGTGCCGAGCGTGATCTTCTGGAAGCAATTGACCTTTATAAAGGGAAATTTCTTGAAGGATTTTACGATGACTGGATTCTTCAAATGAGAGATTATTACTCCGAGAGATTCCGTCTGGCAGTATTAGCACTTGGAGATATTTACCTGAAAAAGGCACAAACTGATTCGGCAATTGAACTTACCGCAAGATTGCTTATCAATGACCCTCTTGATGAGGAAGCACATAGATTTCTTATGCACTGCTACATGCAGGCAGGTGAAAAGGCAAAGACAATTGCCCAGTATAGAAGATGCGAAAGCATTTTCAAAAAAGAACTCGGTTGCGAACCATCTGAAAAGACAAAGGATTTGTATAGAAGTTTGTTATAA
- a CDS encoding DUF2283 domain-containing protein: MKIEFDKQADALYIYMQERPVKKTKEIEEGILVDFDEDNRLIGIEILDVTKRFNLSDIVNLQIENLPVETSAG, from the coding sequence ATGAAAATAGAATTTGATAAACAGGCTGATGCGCTTTACATATATATGCAAGAGAGACCCGTTAAAAAAACCAAAGAGATTGAAGAGGGAATTTTAGTCGATTTTGATGAAGATAACCGCCTCATAGGAATAGAAATCTTAGATGTCACCAAACGTTTTAATCTTTCGGATATTGTTAATCTGCAAATTGAAAATCTGCCGGTTGAAACTTCTGCTGGTTAA
- a CDS encoding nucleotidyl transferase AbiEii/AbiGii toxin family protein: MLDLIKESISNVPTLERRTHLTREFLQLFILKILYDRDYFKNLAFVGGTALRFLYNLRRFSEDLDFSLINKKGYKFDVLLERIVYDLKSAGFSLDIKKNIEGTVQSAMLKFKDILYLLGLSKERHQKLFIKIEVDSNPPRGWHTELSLVSKHFVFTVVHFDIPSLYATKIHACFFRKYIKGRDFYDLLWYLGGKTVPNFELLNNAIEQTEHKRINLNTENFNDFLKERLAAIDFIKVKKDVERFIEDKNELKLLDKKVILKLI; encoded by the coding sequence ATGCTGGATTTGATTAAAGAAAGCATTTCAAATGTTCCAACACTTGAGAGAAGGACTCATTTAACCAGAGAGTTTTTGCAATTATTTATATTGAAGATTCTCTATGACCGCGACTACTTTAAGAACCTTGCCTTTGTTGGCGGGACAGCCCTGAGATTTCTATATAATTTGCGAAGGTTCTCCGAAGATCTTGATTTTTCCCTTATTAATAAAAAGGGTTATAAATTTGATGTTCTTTTAGAAAGGATTGTTTATGACCTGAAAAGCGCGGGTTTTTCTTTAGATATCAAGAAAAATATAGAAGGAACAGTTCAATCAGCGATGTTAAAATTCAAAGATATCCTTTATCTTTTGGGCTTATCTAAGGAGAGGCATCAAAAACTCTTTATCAAGATTGAAGTGGATTCTAATCCACCCAGGGGTTGGCATACAGAACTTTCGTTGGTAAGTAAACATTTTGTTTTTACTGTAGTACATTTTGATATTCCTTCTCTTTATGCGACAAAAATCCATGCCTGCTTTTTTAGAAAATACATTAAAGGGAGAGACTTTTATGACCTTCTGTGGTATCTCGGGGGGAAAACCGTTCCCAATTTTGAACTTCTAAACAATGCTATAGAACAGACCGAGCATAAAAGAATAAATTTAAATACGGAAAATTTTAATGACTTTTTAAAGGAAAGGCTGGCTGCCATTGATTTTATAAAAGTAAAAAAGGATGTGGAGAGATTTATAGAGGACAAGAACGAACTTAAACTATTGGATAAAAAAGTAATATTAAAACTAATATGA
- a CDS encoding bifunctional alpha,alpha-trehalose-phosphate synthase (UDP-forming)/trehalose-phosphatase, with product MSDSFEGQNLCPPRRLIIVSNRLPVTITQKNGEFRFKQSVGGLVSGISTYLDSLKGTTPLEGKYVWIGWPGISIENHEQQKKLTLLLSSKYNAFPVYINEETMDQFYHGFCNKLIWPLFHYFPSYATYDEKFWDYYKKVNQIFADYVLKIVQPNDIIWIHDYHLMLLPGLIREKLINAAIGFFLHIPFPSFELFRLLPEKWRREILLGLLGSDLIGFHTNDYAQYFLRCVLRILGIENSMGEIISGERIIKIDTFPMGIDFKKFYDAVSNKKVEKERTKFLNVLGTHKIILSIDRLDYTKGILNRLIAYKIFLQNYPHWRKKVILVLVVVPSRIGVEHYQRIKKRINELVGEINGEFGTLDWTPIIYQYRFMPFYPLVALYSISDIAMVTPLRDGMNLIAKEYLACRQDKTGVLILSETAGAAEELREAAIINPNNPDELAAVIKNALEMDIEEQKQRNSIMQNRLLRYNVKRWAEEFLMGLNKVKEIQQKYATYYLTTTVKEKLKNDFKNSLSRLIFLDYDGTLVPFASRPEMVLPTKRILEILGSLSVIPEVELILISGRDRKTIQDWFGSLKLNLVAEHGIWLKEKDKDWELLKPLTNRWIQEIRQVMELYVDRLPGSFIEEKEYSIVWHYRNANRERAERVAKELVDNLLYLTANLDLQILQGSKVVEVRNSGVNKGAAALRWFSRNNFDFIMAIGDDWTDEDLFKLLLDYNSYTIKVGTPQSFAKYYVRSHLDVLALLEEIIK from the coding sequence ATGAGTGATTCCTTTGAAGGTCAAAATCTTTGTCCACCACGCCGGTTGATAATTGTTTCAAACCGACTGCCGGTTACGATTACTCAAAAAAATGGTGAATTTAGATTTAAACAAAGCGTCGGGGGGCTTGTCTCTGGAATCAGTACCTATCTTGATTCCTTAAAGGGTACAACACCTCTTGAGGGTAAATATGTCTGGATTGGTTGGCCCGGCATCAGTATTGAAAATCACGAACAACAAAAAAAATTGACTTTATTATTATCTTCAAAATACAATGCCTTTCCGGTTTACATAAATGAAGAGACAATGGACCAGTTTTATCATGGTTTTTGCAATAAATTGATCTGGCCTCTGTTTCACTATTTCCCAAGCTATGCAACTTACGATGAAAAATTCTGGGATTATTACAAAAAGGTTAATCAGATTTTTGCGGATTATGTTTTAAAAATTGTCCAACCCAACGATATAATATGGATTCACGATTATCATCTAATGTTATTGCCTGGTTTAATAAGGGAAAAATTAATAAATGCTGCAATTGGTTTTTTTTTACATATTCCATTTCCATCTTTTGAACTTTTTAGACTTTTACCAGAAAAGTGGCGTCGGGAAATTTTACTTGGACTTTTGGGCTCAGACTTAATAGGCTTTCACACCAATGATTATGCCCAGTATTTTTTAAGATGTGTATTGAGAATCTTAGGTATTGAAAATAGTATGGGCGAGATTATTTCTGGCGAGAGAATAATAAAGATTGATACATTCCCGATGGGTATAGATTTCAAAAAATTTTATGATGCGGTGAGCAATAAAAAGGTCGAGAAGGAAAGAACCAAATTCTTAAATGTGCTGGGCACACACAAAATAATCCTTTCTATTGACCGGTTAGATTATACAAAAGGCATTCTGAATCGCCTGATTGCTTATAAAATCTTTCTGCAGAATTATCCACATTGGCGTAAAAAGGTAATTCTGGTCTTGGTGGTCGTTCCTTCAAGAATCGGGGTTGAGCATTATCAGCGAATAAAGAAACGGATTAATGAATTGGTTGGCGAGATTAATGGTGAATTTGGGACATTGGATTGGACACCTATTATCTATCAGTATAGATTTATGCCTTTTTATCCGCTTGTCGCATTATACAGTATAAGCGATATTGCAATGGTTACGCCATTGCGCGACGGAATGAATTTAATTGCCAAAGAGTATCTTGCCTGCCGTCAGGACAAGACCGGTGTCTTGATATTAAGTGAAACCGCCGGTGCCGCGGAGGAGTTGCGTGAGGCCGCTATTATAAATCCCAATAATCCCGATGAACTTGCGGCCGTGATAAAGAATGCCCTGGAGATGGATATAGAAGAGCAGAAACAGCGGAACTCCATTATGCAGAATCGGCTACTTCGTTATAATGTCAAAAGATGGGCTGAAGAATTTTTAATGGGATTAAATAAGGTGAAGGAAATCCAGCAGAAATATGCAACCTATTACTTAACAACCACAGTAAAAGAAAAATTGAAGAACGATTTCAAAAATAGTTTAAGCCGGTTAATCTTCCTTGATTACGATGGAACATTGGTGCCGTTTGCATCAAGACCGGAGATGGTATTGCCCACGAAGAGAATTCTTGAGATTTTGGGCAGTCTCTCAGTTATTCCAGAGGTAGAATTAATTTTAATCAGCGGTAGAGACCGAAAGACCATTCAGGATTGGTTTGGCTCACTAAAATTGAATCTTGTTGCTGAACACGGCATCTGGTTAAAGGAAAAAGATAAAGACTGGGAATTACTCAAGCCGCTAACAAACAGATGGATCCAGGAAATACGCCAGGTAATGGAATTATATGTTGACCGCCTGCCTGGTTCTTTTATTGAAGAAAAAGAATATTCCATTGTCTGGCACTATCGGAATGCAAATCGGGAAAGGGCAGAAAGGGTTGCCAAAGAACTCGTTGATAATTTACTCTATTTAACCGCAAATCTTGATCTGCAGATTTTACAGGGCAGTAAAGTTGTGGAGGTTAGAAATTCAGGGGTCAATAAAGGAGCAGCCGCCCTGCGCTGGTTTTCAAGAAATAATTTTGATTTTATAATGGCAATTGGCGATGACTGGACTGATGAAGACCTTTTTAAACTCCTCCTTGATTATAACTCCTATACCATTAAAGTAGGAACACCACAATCCTTTGCCAAATACTACGTGCGAAGTCATTTAGATGTACTTGCACTCCTTGAGGAGATAATTAAATAG